In Toxoplasma gondii ME49 chromosome V, whole genome shotgun sequence, the DNA window ATGGACCTTGGTTAGAAACACTGTGAGGCGGTCTCTGCGCTGAGAGGTCGTTGCACGTGATTCCCGATGGCGTGTGTGGAAGATTGTCACGAACGCGTGTTCAAATGTGTTTTTAGGGCAAGTGCAGATGATGCTCAAGTGCGAATTTCAGGTTCAACCTTTGTTGTTGTACTATGGCTTGCGGACTGCGGACTGTCCGAAAAAGGTGTGCAGAGACTGAAAATCATCGTGCATGTCCAGGTATTTTTGTTCGTCGAGACATGTTGTTTTTGCCATGAATGTCCCCGTTCATCACACATATATgaatacatgcatgcaatgTATTCATACATGTTTGTTTATGGCGATGTGCGGTGCGGTTTTTGCATGTGTTCACAGGGTGGTCCACCAGCGTTCATCACGCAGGGTCCACCGGTGCTGCAGACGGCGGAATCGGAAACAGGCCCTTCGTCGATGAGTACATTGCCGAGTGCATCCTACCCTGTTGCGGACTCTTGCTCGACGACAGCTAGTATGGAGAACTTGATAAACCAAGCAGGAGCTTCTGGTGCGCTACACAGCTCAGGACCGCGTTTCGTTGAACGAGTGCCATCGACTCTACAGTCGTGTACGGCGACAGAGTCGGGTGCTCAAACGGGTCGAGGCGAAAGTTTGTATTGCTCGTCTGGTCAACGGATGCCGATGGACAGAACAGGGACTCAACAGCGGATGACGGGGGGGAGCGTTGGGAGTGACTGTCACGGTCTGTGGCAGGGGGGTGCGCAGTTGCATGTAGCACCCGAGCAATATCGTGTGGTGTACCCGCATCAAGGCCATGGTGCCGATGTGCAGAGTAAGTGGGAAACAGGCACCGGTCAGTACCACCCTCCTCCTGGGACACCGTATGTAGGGACCGCGTACCACTGGTCCGGTGACTGGTTCGGTGCAGAGCAACAGCACCAAGGCGCGAGTAAAAATTCGTTTCGTTTTGACCAACGTGAAACCGAAGGCACTCGAGAAGGCGCGCTACCAGGGACTGGAGAGGATCAGGCAAGAGGTGAGATTCGAGGCTTTCAGTTGCTGCGTGCGTGTGATACTTGTTACCGCAGAGCGGTCTTGTGTCACCTTTATTCGATATTTTTACGCGCGGACTTGTGCGTCCATAAAAATCTTAACTGGGAGGTCGTTAAGCGGAACCAGCAGTGACGGTAATACATCGACAGTAGAGGCCGGCAGACAGTAACGCCAACATTTATTCCCAAACATTTAACGGTGATAACAAGGCAACACTCCTATACTAGTTCGGGAACGGATATTTTGTCCTCTAGGTCCCACTCCTGCGATTCCGCGCGTGGAGAGGAACATTGCTGGCGCAACACATGTgcggtgtgcatgcagccctTTCGGATTCTGGAGTGATGTCGCTGACGACTGACGCATACTTTTCAGCAGCGCATTCTGAAGCTGTTTCACCAGCATCATCTGTGCCGTCGGATAAGGGCTGCGTCGCCCACCACGGTGTTGCTGCTGATGAGCCCGGCTCCTGTTCTGCAGAGGGAGCGCTGGATGgggtttcttcttcgggcAACAACGCGATCaggtcgtcttcctcttctctggctCCACCGACGGGGAATTCGACAGCGACAACTTCGCCTGGAATTGCAGCAGAAGCCAGCTGCAGCGGTTCACTTGCAGCTCCGGACGAAGCGAGTGTTCTGCCAAGCAGGACAACTGGGACCACCAGCAGCAGTGACTCCGGTGATGCCCATTCGGAAGGGGGCGATGGCTCGGAAGGTGGGGATCGGTGTATCACCGAGCTGACGAAGGGAAACAGGTGTATTCGGGGAGCCCCGAGAGCGACAGTGCAGCAGCTCTATGGCCAGACCTACGATTTGGAAGCTTTGGCTCTGGAAATCGACCGCACTTCTCTGGACGCAATGGACACGGGCGAGATCCGGAGAGACTACTATCCGGGTGTGAAGTTTCCGGTTGGCGATTTGGGTCGGAAACTGTTGTTGATCGCTGTGCGAGAGAAAATGGAGGTAGGCCACGATTGAGTAGCGGGGGCAATGGAAGATCTGAACAGCTGGCCAAAGTCATAGTATACACCACCCAGAAAAAGGGAGTTTATAGCAACTCAGAAATGTCACATTATAATATGTAATGGGGAGACTAGCTTTAGCTTTTACCTGATTAGTCGTGCATGCCTAATGACATTGTTTTTTTAGGTCCCATTTGTGTGGATATTCAGAATTTGGTGGATGTAATGTGGCGCGGCATATTCCGATGGCATCCGCGGGGCGACTTTAGTGGCAGCGTACATTCGTACATAACAAGAAAAAGTGTACAGATGGTATGTATAGTGTTGTGTGTGGTAGGGGTTTGCGAAGGGCAGAGTTTACAACAAACGCGGTCGCTGGAGTGTTTTGTCGCATGCAGGCCGGCACGTGTGGACAACTGAAATTTCTTACGTTGACTGACCTGTTCCGTCTGGCGTACGAACTGGGCATGTGGAGCTTCGCGCTGAAGGTTTCGATGGCATACAAAGCTGGCGGGTTGCGTATTCCAAAGGGAGGCCTTGGAGGAGGTAGAGGTGGAGGCGGAAGGGATGAACTTTGGTGTGCCAAAGAGAGTCGTCGCCGTCGAAAGGGACGGAAAAGCAACAGATCGCGGACGAAGGCAGGAACTGGCAGAGTCGCCAAGGCTGATCAAGATGGAGACGCTTtagaggacgaggaagaagaagagcatcTCGACACCATGGCGTGGCCGCCCCAAGGCAAGTTCCAAGCTGGAGGCGGTAGAGTCGACTTCGGTGAGGAACGCGGCGAGATTAACGAAGGACACTTCGTTAATGAAGCGGAGAGCAAAGGGATAAACGCGTGGGGTATGGACGACACGAGGGGAATGTACATTCATGGGCTGTCGGAAGGCCCGATAGAAACCAGGGACGGTGGAGACTTCAGACAGGGACAAGATCTTTCGGCCCAGAAGGCTCCTGAAATTTTGGCGAGTCGCGAGCCTGCCCAGTTGCGAGGCTTGCTGCCGGAGGAAGAGCTGCAGTCCATGTGTCACGGAAACTTAATGGGTGAACACGTAAGTCAGCAGGCGCAAAGCGTGAAGGGACAGTTAGACTTTGACGGCTACGCAGAGCAGGGAAGCGAATTGGGAGCGACTCAGTGGCCGGGACAAACGCAGTCTTCGTTGGGGGAAGGGGGGGCAGAGGAACTGGACAACCAACCAAGTTTGCGCACATTGCGAGTGCGAGCGAGGCCTTCTCGAgtgagaaggggaaggaaacgcTCCCGGACGCAGAATttcgagggagaggagaacgaggcaATGCCGTGGGAGACAGACGGGCAAGAAAATGTAGGTTGGAGGTACGATGGGGGGCTGGCGGTTCCGTGCGCGTTCAGCGCCGACAACCCCGCTGTGTTGGGAGCTCTTTCCGGTAGTTCTTCAGTGTTTGTGTATCCAAAAACACAACACCTGGAAGCAGGCGTGGTGCTGGCGGGTAGAAGAGAGGCGGGGCCCAGCAGGGAGAAGGTGGCGAGGGTAGAGGGGAACACCAGCGACGGTTTTGAATTGGGTGACCGTTTCAATTCAGGCACAGACGCACGCGAGTTCCAGTGCCTACAGTCAGCCGGCGCGTCTGATGCCACGCTGATGTCGGTTCTTCAAGGTTCGGGTGTGCAGAccgaagaagggggagaccCGACGGTCGAAGTGGGAGGACTACTTCCACCTCCGTCCGATGCAGTGGAAAATGGATGTCAGAGCTCGGTGTCGCCAGCGGAGTTTGCAAACAAAGACTTGTATTTTTACGGGCAGTTGCCATGTGCTGGTCCGGAAAGCGTAGGGACCGGGCGGACAGATCTGAACACCTCTTCGCTTGGGGACGGTAACGTGAATTTGGAGGTGTTTCGTCAGACAGGCGGGGTAGACTACAGCTTGAAAGGTCGCGGCCCACCCGACTACGATAGAAGTTCTGgacaagaagagcagaacCGTGCCCCGTTTTGTCAAGTGGCCGACGATGCCGGCGCCGCCGTTGGCGACTGGATTAGCGGGAACCACTAGTTTCACGGTTTGCAAGTGGGTATGACTTGTGTTTTGTGGGGAAATGTGTGCCGTAATCTCGGAAAAGATTAAGTTCATGCATTTGGATCGCTGTCCGGCGAATCGCGGCGCTGCGTGACGTTCCAGGGGGCTGCGTTCTGTCGCGCCATCGCAGCAGGGAAAAACGGTCTTCTTAGGTTACGTGGGCAAGGCGAACCGAGTGTTTTCTCGGTGTGTGGTggaacgcagaggagacaggtaTCGGTTTGCAAACGCGCATTTGGTGCTTTCGTCAAAAGAAGCATACTTTTCACATGAAGTGAGATCTCTATTTCCTAGCGACGCGACAGGTAAATCTTCGTGCGTGACGCTTTTGGGGGACGCAAATTACTAAATGGACTCCAGTATGTCCTTCTTCGCGAGAGTCTGTGTTGACGAGCCGCGCCACTCTGTGGTTAGTGCAGGTTCTGTGTGAAACTACAGGTGGAGAAAGTTTCTTGAGTAGTGAAGTTTTGCAAGTGAATTCGTGCCAGGCGTGCCTTGAAGAACGTCGCCGGGGCGGCCGGACGGCTGCGCAGGTGTTGGGTTTGGATGCAGGTTATGTTCCGAATTATAGTTTTTGCAAGTGTACTGCCGTTTTGCttccgtttctgtgtttATGCATGCGAACCACCGCCGAGTGTTGTAAAGTAGCATTGGTCTTTCTGTACGCGAAAACGAGGTGGAAGTCCCGCAAAAACGTTTGGCTCCTCGTTGTACCAAAAGGACGTAGCGGAGTGTTTTTATTTTGCAAAATGTGAAATGAAACGCATGGTACCAGGGAAAACTGCACCTTCATAAATGACGTATCTTCGGCCGTTAAACCGCCATGCGAAGAACGGCGTTCGCGATCATGAGTCTCAGGTGAACGAGATGCCTCAGACATTTAGCGTCTGTCATTAACAAATGAGGATAAAAAGCAACATTCATCGATGTACCGTAGCTGTAGATTAATGCTAATTTGAGAGTGTCTCTCGTGTGACACTACCCTGATCAAAGCGTCTCAAGATAGCACCGAAGATAGATCTAAAATTGGAGTGGGGTGGGGAAAGAAGGTTGCCTCCCAAATACAAGGAAAGAAATCAACTGTGCAGTACCTGAAACAGCCAATTTGAGGTTGACAGTTGGCCAGACCTGCCAACGAGGATGTACAGAAACGCCGAGGATTATTCACGGTGGAAGGTTGTCGCTCAGGTGGTGTAGAAGCAAGGGAGCTGGCGGTTTAACTGGAGGTACTGTAACATTCCCGTCCCCGTTAGGGCAGACAGAAACGTTCTTTCCTGCAGCACCTTCGATGTTGAAAGGGCA includes these proteins:
- a CDS encoding hypothetical protein (encoded by transcript TGME49_285250), with the translated sequence MLGRRCSYDSFLPPHHGQNGNGFGSLSFDPTMANLLARANSNGQSDQVPSRFPSLSSKGSNDYNGAREMFVHSGIPFILDSQGGNPGTTDISGGDAFGTDPAVAGLDLLTIAPGTRHELNRSGTGSSCGDRPSRGESFRRTDSTNSDQPLLLFSKTDDSAAYGSGQLDEGGPPAFITQGPPVLQTAESETGPSSMSTLPSASYPVADSCSTTASMENLINQAGASGALHSSGPRFVERVPSTLQSCTATESGAQTGRGESLYCSSGQRMPMDRTGTQQRMTGGSVGSDCHGLWQGGAQLHVAPEQYRVVYPHQGHGADVQSKWETGTGQYHPPPGTPYVGTAYHWSGDWFGAEQQHQGASKNSFRFDQRETEGTREGALPGTGEDQARALSDSGVMSLTTDAYFSAAHSEAVSPASSVPSDKGCVAHHGVAADEPGSCSAEGALDGVSSSGNNAIRSSSSSLAPPTGNSTATTSPGIAAEASCSGSLAAPDEASVLPSRTTGTTSSSDSGDAHSEGGDGSEGGDRCITELTKGNRCIRGAPRATVQQLYGQTYDLEALALEIDRTSLDAMDTGEIRRDYYPGVKFPVGDLGRKLLLIAVREKMEAGTCGQLKFLTLTDLFRLAYELGMWSFALKVSMAYKAGGLRIPKGGLGGGRGGGGRDELWCAKESRRRRKGRKSNRSRTKAGTGRVAKADQDGDALEDEEEEEHLDTMAWPPQGKFQAGGGRVDFGEERGEINEGHFVNEAESKGINAWGMDDTRGMYIHGLSEGPIETRDGGDFRQGQDLSAQKAPEILASREPAQLRGLLPEEELQSMCHGNLMGEHVSQQAQSVKGQLDFDGYAEQGSELGATQWPGQTQSSLGEGGAEELDNQPSLRTLRVRARPSRVRRGRKRSRTQNFEGEENEAMPWETDGQENVGWRYDGGLAVPCAFSADNPAVLGALSGSSSVFVYPKTQHLEAGVVLAGRREAGPSREKVARVEGNTSDGFELGDRFNSGTDAREFQCLQSAGASDATLMSVLQGSGVQTEEGGDPTVEVGGLLPPPSDAVENGCQSSVSPAEFANKDLYFYGQLPCAGPESVGTGRTDLNTSSLGDGNVNLEVFRQTGGVDYSLKGRGPPDYDRSSGQEEQNRAPFCQVADDAGAAVGDWISGNH